The Lentisphaera araneosa HTCC2155 sequence TTTTGTAAAAACACAAGTAGCCAAAAAAGAACTTATAGATGAAGATGACCCCAAGCACGCAAAAGAGATTTCTGAGCTGGTAAATGTGGATGGTGTTAGTTCAGATAATCTATCAAGAGTTATTGATTCGATAATTTGTAACTATCTCGAGTATAGGTATTGGGATGTTTCCGATACTAAAAAATTGCGTGAAAACTTTGATACGGTTCACAAAAAAACTTTAGAGCTAGAGGCTTCATTACCAACAGAGGAAAAATTACATATTATCTGAGAAGCTAGGGGAAAAATTTTGTAAAGCTAGGGGGTATTTAATGTAAAAGCTAGGGGGTATTTAATGTAAAAGCTAGGGGGTAGTATTGCCCCCCTTAAGTAAAGAGTTAATAAATAAAGAATTAATAAAGTAAAGAGGGCACTCACTTTTTATTTTAACTAAAAAAAACAAGCTATTATGATATAGTATATAAAGACAGTAAATAATAATTCAGAGGTAATTTAGATGGCTAAAATTCTTAGCAAAGCAAAGCAGATTTTGAAAGAGAAAGCTGAAAAGAGAATCGAACAGAAACAAACTCAAGAGCTTTATCAAACCATGGTACAAATTGAGAGAGAAGAGGCCACCGCCAAACTAGAAGCGGAGCGCAAGAAACAACACGATGAAAATGAGAAGCAAATTGCAGAACAGAAAGCCTATCAGAATGAACAGAGAAGCCTAAATATGGCTCTTTCACAGGTTCAGCAAGTATGTAGTCATTACGACAATCAAAGTGATGCTCAGAAGGCTTATATTGTTGCAAGAGATAAATTCTTGAAAGCCGTTAAGTCAGCAGGCATCAAGACCCCTATGCTAGACACGCTCACATTTTAAAACAAAGAAAAACCCTCCTTAGTTTTGCCCCAGTCTTTAAGTTATTAGCCAACTTTGAGAATGGGGTTTTTTGTTCTCAGAAAAAGTGTTGGTGCTTTTTTTTGATTTGAAAACATTTCACTACAAAGGGGAAAGCCAATAATACCCACACATAGACTAATTTTACTAATCCAAACACAAGGGACTTAACAAAATGATTGACTCACAACGTAAACCCAAAGTAACTTGCAAGCTACACTCTGAAGTGATTCAAAGTTTACAGGAAACGAAAACACTCTTCCATGCTTCAACTTATGACCAAGCTATTTTGGAGCTGGTCAACTTTTATAATGATCATCGACCCGCACAAGGCTCACGAAGAGAGTTAAGGACTATTCACACGCCAGTTATCAGTTAGTATTATATATCAGCTTTTTGAGTTGCTTAAATATTAATATTAACAGAGTAATAATAACCATCGGTCTTATACTTAATATTATTATTGATAACGGTTAATTGGAGATTTAAATATGCAAATAGAGATAAGAAAAGCTGAGGAAAGTGATTTAAATGAAATTCATGGGTGGTTAGTTGACCATGATCGCAAAGGGATAAGAGAGAATTTTTTGTGTAATTGGGAAGTTATAAAAAGACAAGCTCAAAATGCAGATATGCTTATAGCGATTGAAAGCGTGACTAGTAAAATCATTGGTTTTATGACTGGTGGCCTGATAGATAATGGAGTCTTACAGGTACATAATGATTATAGAAGCAATAGTTCTAGAAGTTATGGTGTGGGCAGTAAATTGGTCAAATTTGCATGTGATGAAGCGAGACGCAATGACACCCCTTTTCTATGGGTTGAATGTGCACCCAGTTCTTCAGAAGAATTTTGGAAGAAACAAGGTTTTACTATAATTAGAAAAGAACGACAACATCCTAAAGGTTATAAAGTTTTAGAGGATGTCGAACAAACACACTCAAATGAAAACCAAGATATAAGTGAAGTTGTCATTAGTTTCTATGATCAACGTGCTTTATATAGTGCTTCAGCTGAACCAAGAAAAAAAGAATCTATAAAAGCTTACCTGTATAATGATTCTGAACTCAAGTTAAGTAAAAAGATTTACTGCCATAGAATGAGGACTGAAGGAGATACAGTTATAAAAATTGAAGTAAATGGAGTCACGAAACTTTTTGGTAAGGCTAAAGGAAGTGAAGCAAAGGAGATAGGAGTCAGAGTTACTGGTTCGGGTGACACTAGAATACATAAGATATCTTTGGATGAGCTAAATACTTAATTCGATTATTCATTAATAAGTTCTTTTACACTTTTACCATGTAGTGCTTCTCTAGTTACTTCTTCCACTCTCTTACCCCATGCCTCACTCGAGTAATTTTTATTCATGTGTATCCCCTCCCTCAGCGCCTTGGTCTTTGTGTTGCCTATTGCCATCTGCAACTTTTGCCACTGCTCCTCACTGAGCTTTCCCTGTATATCAATAAGACAAGCTTGCCTCGCTTTTTCACTGGAGTAATCAAGTTTAAGTTCATCTAAGTTTGGTTCACTACATGACACCAACAAAATGAACATGATTATAATGATTTTTTTCATTTATCCCCCTTTTTTACTCCATGAATCTAATATTAGATGAGGGTAAACTCAAATTTTATCAGTAATACATACCGTTATTAACGGCTAAAGTGCCTTATTTTGATTCAGTATCGTAAAATATCGTAGTTTGTATCGTAGTTTCTACGGTGAACAGATATTGTCAAGCATAAGCAAAAAAATAGCCAAGCACATGAGATATTCATAAGTGCTTGACTATAAGTGGGCAATACTGGACTCGAACCAGCGACCTCTTCGATGTCAACGAAGCGCTCTAGCCAACTGAGCTAATCGCCCGATTAGGTGGGTAGATAATAGGCGGAAAGTTTGAGCTTTCAAGTAATAAAAATCAAAAAAATGAGCTATTTCTTCTGTGATTTTTGATATTTTTGCAGAGCTTTGCGATAGTTATCGATGATTTTTTGATTTTCGGGACTGATACTTTGTTCATCGCTATCAATTTCTTGTTGGCGCTGTTCGAGTTTTTCTTCGCTACCTTTGATATCCACTTCTTGCTTTTCAATGGGGCTGTCTAAGCTTGGAGTCGAAGAATTTGTTTTCTTCTGCGCGGCTTTGTCATCGGTATTGAGGCTCTCATTTTGACCTTTTTCGCCAATGGATTGTAAGTCGGAATCGGATTTCTTGGCATTATCCGTATTTGCATTCTTTCTGTCTTGTGGGTCGACTTTAGTGGGCTCTTGGCCAGGACCTTGGTCAATACTTCCCTCACCGCCTTGACCAGGTTGATCCCCTGGCTGACCTGGCTGATCTCCAGGCTTGTCCCCGGGCTTATCACCGGGTTGATCTCCGGGCTTATCACCGGGTTGATCTCCGGGCTTATCACCGGGTTGATCTCCGGGCTTATCACCGGGTTGATCTCCGGGCTTATCACCGGGCTTATCACCGGGTTGATCTCCAGGCTTGTCACCAGGCTTGTCCCCGGGTTGATCTCCAGGCTTGTCCCCGGGTTGATCTCCGGGCTTATCACCGGGCTTGTCCCCGGGTTGATCTCCAGGCTTGTCCCCGGGTTGATCTCCAGGCTTGTCCCCGGGTTGATCTCCAGGTTTGTCTCCAGGCTGATCTCCAGGCTTGTCACCAGGCTTGTCACCGGGTTTGTCACCGGGTTTGTCACCGGGTTTGTCTCCAGGCTTATCTCTAGGTTGATCTCCAGGCTTGTCCCCAGGTTGCTCCCCCGGCTTATCTTTAGGTTGATCTTCAGGCTTGTCCCCAGGCTTATCTCCAGGTTGATCTCCGGGCTTATCACCGGGTTGATCTCCAGGTTGCTCCTCGGGCTTGTCTCCAGGCTTGTCTCCAGGCTTGTCTCCAGGCTTGTCTCCGAGCTGCTCCCCCGGCTTGTCTCCAGGTTTGTCTCCTGGTTTATCACCGGGTTGATCACCGGGTTGATCTCCAGGTTGCTCCTCGGGCTTGTCTCCAGGCTTGTCTCCGAGCTGCTCCCCCGGCTTGTCTCCAGGCTTGTCCCCGGGCTTGTCCCCGGGTTGATCTCCAGGTTGCTCCTCGGGCTTATCCCCGGGTTGATCTCCCGGTTTATTTTCTGGCTGCTTCTCTGGCGAGCTTTCTGAGCTCGGTTTAGCCTCTTCTGGTGGTGCAGCTTGAATATTGATAGTGAAAACGGGACTTTGTGACTTTTGACCTTTTATATCGTGCGCTTCGAAATAAAACTGATAGCTCTCAGGAGCTCTTAATTCTGGGAATAATTGGCGGAGGGGGATGTGGCTTTCCAGTTCTACTTTTGTGCTACGGTCAAAGCCATCATAATAATTTTTACCAATGAACTCATTTTGGAAGCGCTCTTTGATTTTTAAATTTAATGACTTGAGTCCCCAATCATCGGTGACTTTGATAGCGATAGGAAAATTCTGTTGGTTTTCGGTGATTTGATTTTCTTTTTGAAAATTAGGGAAGCTAATTTTTGGAGCCAGATCATCAAGAGCGGTGATTTTATAATTTGAGCTTTCGACGTAGGGAGCGAGTTCTGATTCTTTGCTGATTAAAGTGAAAGTCGAGTTTTCTGTGACTTTGAGGTCTTTGATGAAAGCGGTTCGATTCCGGAGGACGAGGGGAATGCTTCTTGACTTGAGTTTGAGCTGACTACTAATGAGCCCGCGGTCAAAATTCACATTTACATCAAGCAAGGAGCCTTTTGGGAGGCTGACATCTGGGCCGACAGCTTTGTAAGGCTTTTTCATTAAGTATTCAGGTGGGTGAATAAAGTATTCTAGTTCTTGTACTGTGGGGGGCAGTTTGACATCGATGTAAAAAACCGAGCTCTCGGCATCACCTAAAAAAGCTTTGAGATAAAACTTACTTTGAACCGCGGGCAATTCAGTAATGAATTCTTTTTGTGAATCTTGGAGGAGGGCAGCCGTTTGCCATTCATTTTCTGGTATCAATGGATCAAAACTGTATTTAATGTGACCTTGCTGTGGGGTCAGTCCTGCTATATTGATTTTTAAAAGCCAATTTTTGGACTGATAAGTGATGCTTGAGGGAGCAGGAGAAATTGTCTGTATACGCGTTTTTG is a genomic window containing:
- a CDS encoding GNAT family N-acetyltransferase, translating into MQIEIRKAEESDLNEIHGWLVDHDRKGIRENFLCNWEVIKRQAQNADMLIAIESVTSKIIGFMTGGLIDNGVLQVHNDYRSNSSRSYGVGSKLVKFACDEARRNDTPFLWVECAPSSSEEFWKKQGFTIIRKERQHPKGYKVLEDVEQTHSNENQDISEVVISFYDQRALYSASAEPRKKESIKAYLYNDSELKLSKKIYCHRMRTEGDTVIKIEVNGVTKLFGKAKGSEAKEIGVRVTGSGDTRIHKISLDELNT